The Leifsonia williamsii genome includes a region encoding these proteins:
- a CDS encoding MFS transporter yields MPRSGIFTKDHPHYRWVALSNTTLGMLMATINSSIVIISLPAIFTGIKLNPLEPDNVSYLLWMLMGYMLVTAVFVVMFGRMGDQFGRVRIYNLGFVIFTISAIALCLDPFTGGPGALWLIAWRFVQGVGGAMLFANSTAILTDAFPAHKRGFALGLNQVAAIAGSFIGLILGGVLAEVDWRAVFFVSVPFGVIGTIWSYKSLHEVGQKNPGRIDWLGNATFGVGLVALLTGITYGIQPYGDSSQGWGNPWVIGSIAAGVLLLVAFVLVERRVPAPMFDMKLFRIRAFSSGIFAGLLASIGRGGLQFMLIIWLQGIWLPLHGYSYESTPLWAGIYMLPITIGFLVAGPISGALSDRFGARAFATVGLVLVAATFIGLLLIPVNFDYWEFALLTGLNGVGSGLFSSPNRTAIMNSVPANERGAASGMAGVALNAGSSLSIGVFFSLMIAGLSTTLPTALTHGLTSHGVPQHVAAQIGQTPPVGSLFAAFLGYNPIQSLLGPTGILDSPKVDGATLVGKEFFPQLISGPFHDGLVVVFWAAAIMSIIGAVASFLGGAKYVHGETAAPARSTSDEGEEVGANRA; encoded by the coding sequence GTGCCCCGCTCCGGCATCTTCACCAAGGACCACCCGCACTACCGCTGGGTCGCCCTCTCCAACACGACCCTCGGCATGCTCATGGCGACGATCAACTCGTCGATCGTGATCATCTCGCTGCCCGCGATCTTCACCGGCATCAAGCTCAACCCGCTCGAGCCGGACAATGTGTCGTACCTGCTGTGGATGCTGATGGGCTACATGCTCGTCACCGCCGTCTTCGTCGTGATGTTCGGCCGGATGGGCGACCAGTTCGGGCGGGTGCGGATCTACAACCTCGGGTTCGTCATCTTCACGATCTCCGCCATCGCGCTGTGCCTCGACCCGTTCACCGGCGGCCCCGGCGCGCTGTGGCTGATCGCCTGGCGGTTCGTGCAGGGCGTCGGAGGCGCGATGCTGTTCGCGAACTCGACCGCGATCCTCACCGACGCCTTCCCGGCCCACAAGCGCGGCTTCGCGCTCGGCCTCAACCAGGTGGCGGCCATCGCCGGTTCGTTCATCGGCCTGATCCTCGGCGGCGTGCTGGCCGAGGTGGACTGGCGGGCCGTCTTCTTCGTGTCCGTCCCGTTCGGCGTGATCGGCACCATCTGGTCGTACAAGTCGCTGCACGAGGTCGGGCAGAAGAACCCGGGGAGGATCGACTGGCTCGGCAACGCGACCTTCGGCGTCGGCCTGGTCGCCCTCCTCACCGGCATCACCTACGGCATCCAGCCCTACGGCGACAGCTCGCAGGGCTGGGGCAACCCGTGGGTGATCGGCTCCATCGCTGCCGGTGTGCTGCTGCTCGTGGCGTTCGTGCTCGTGGAGCGGAGGGTTCCGGCTCCGATGTTCGACATGAAGCTGTTCCGCATCCGCGCCTTCTCGTCGGGCATCTTCGCCGGACTGCTGGCGTCGATCGGCCGCGGCGGCCTCCAGTTCATGCTGATCATCTGGCTGCAGGGCATCTGGCTGCCGCTGCACGGGTACAGCTACGAGTCGACGCCGCTGTGGGCGGGCATCTACATGCTGCCGATCACGATCGGCTTCCTCGTCGCGGGCCCGATCTCCGGAGCGCTGTCCGACCGGTTCGGAGCCCGCGCCTTCGCGACCGTCGGACTCGTGCTGGTCGCCGCGACCTTCATCGGCCTGCTGCTGATCCCCGTGAACTTCGACTACTGGGAGTTCGCGCTGCTGACCGGCCTCAACGGCGTCGGCTCCGGACTGTTCTCATCGCCGAACCGCACAGCGATCATGAACAGCGTGCCCGCGAACGAGCGCGGAGCCGCCTCCGGCATGGCGGGCGTCGCACTCAACGCGGGCAGCTCGCTCTCGATCGGCGTGTTCTTCTCGCTGATGATCGCGGGCCTGTCGACGACCCTCCCGACCGCGCTGACCCACGGCCTCACCTCGCACGGCGTGCCGCAGCACGTCGCCGCGCAGATCGGTCAGACGCCGCCGGTCGGGAGCCTGTTCGCCGCGTTCCTCGGCTACAACCCGATCCAGAGCCTGCTCGGCCCCACGGGGATCCTCGACAGCCCGAAGGTCGACGGCGCGACCCTGGTCGGCAAGGAGTTCTTCCCGCAGCTGATCTCCGGCCCCTTCCACGACGGACTGGTCGTCGTGTTCTGGGCGGCGGCGATCATGAGCATCATCGGAGCCGTGGCGTCGTTCCTCGGCGGGGCGAAGTATGTTCATGGGGAGACCGCGGCGCCCGCGCGGTCGACCAGCGACGAAGGCGAGGAAGTCGGTGCGAACCGAGCATGA